The following coding sequences are from one Nicotiana tomentosiformis chromosome 3, ASM39032v3, whole genome shotgun sequence window:
- the LOC104101795 gene encoding PTI1-like tyrosine-protein kinase At3g15890 isoform X2, producing MSMASIGLFKSRLRWRLQIAVKRLKVWSNKAEMEFAVEVEILARVRHKNLLSLRGYCAEGQERLIVYDYMPNLSLLSHLHGQHSAESLLDWKRRMNIAIGSAEGIVYLHHHATPHIIHRDIKASNVLLDSDFQAQVADFGFAKFIPDGATHVTTRVKGTLGYLAPEYAMLGKASESCDVYSFGILLLELASGKKPIEKLNPTVKRTITDWALPLACEGKFSELADPRLNRNYVEEEFKRLVLIALICAHNRPEKRPTMLEVVELLKGESKEKFEALENDEMFKIPPATDDDMLTGAEGNADAAASEEKEPKPEIEKVEV from the exons ATGAGCATGGCCTCCATCGGATTATTCAAATCACGTCTTCGTTGGAGGCTGCAG ATAGCGGTCAAAAGGCTAAAAGTGTGGAGCAACAAAGCCGAGATGGAATTTGCTGTTGAAGTTGAAATTCTGGCTCGAGTACGACACAAAAATCTGCTAAGTTTACGTGGTTACTGTGCTGAAGGCCAGGAACGTCTGATTGTATATGATTACATGCCTAATTTGAGCTTACTTTCTCATCTTCACGGGCAGCATTCTGCCGAAAGCCTTCTTGATTGGAAGCGACGAATGAACATTGCAATTGGATCTGCTGAGGGAATTGT CTATCTACACCACCATGCGACCCCACATATCATCCACAGAGACATCAAAGCAAGCAATGTACTGCTCGATTCTGATTTCCAAGCCCAAGTTGCTGATTTTGGATTTGCTAAGTTCATCCCAGATGGTGCAACACATGTAACCACAAGAGTAAAAGGCACTCTAGGCTATCTTGCACCAGAATATGCAATGTTAGGGAAGGCATCAGAGAGCTGTGACGTCTACAGCTTTGGTATTCTTTTGCTAGAGCTTGCTAGTGGCAAGAAACCAATTGAGAAGCTTAATCCAACTGTGAAACGCACAATCACTGATTGGGCTCTACCCCTTGCGTGTGAAGGGAAGTTCAGCGAACTTGCAGACCCAAGGTTGAACAGAAACTATGTGGAGGAAGAATTTAAAAGACTGGTTCTTATTGCACTCATTTGTGCTCATAATCGACCTGAGAAGAGACCGACAATGCTTGAGGTTGTTGAGCTACTGAAAGGAGAATCAAAAGAGAAGTTTGAGGCATTGGAAAATGACGAAATGTTCAAGATTCCTCCAGCTACGGATGATGATATGTTGACAGGAGCAGAAGGTAATGCAGATGCTGCTGCGTCAGAGGAAAAAGAACCAAAACCAGAAATTGAAAAGGTAGAGGTATAG
- the LOC104101795 gene encoding PTI1-like tyrosine-protein kinase At3g15890 isoform X1, protein MAFPSIFCCVKGSDRKGQAKKQPKWRVFSLKELHSATNNFNYDNKLGEGGFGSVYWGQLWDGSQIAVKRLKVWSNKAEMEFAVEVEILARVRHKNLLSLRGYCAEGQERLIVYDYMPNLSLLSHLHGQHSAESLLDWKRRMNIAIGSAEGIVYLHHHATPHIIHRDIKASNVLLDSDFQAQVADFGFAKFIPDGATHVTTRVKGTLGYLAPEYAMLGKASESCDVYSFGILLLELASGKKPIEKLNPTVKRTITDWALPLACEGKFSELADPRLNRNYVEEEFKRLVLIALICAHNRPEKRPTMLEVVELLKGESKEKFEALENDEMFKIPPATDDDMLTGAEGNADAAASEEKEPKPEIEKVEV, encoded by the exons ATGGCTTTTCCATCCATATTTTGCTGCGTCAAGGGTTCAGATCG AAAGGGGCAAGCGAAGAAGCAGCCAAAGTGGAGGGTTTTTTCTCTAAAGGAGTTGCACTCTGCTACGAATAATTTTAACTATGATAACAAGCTTGGAGAAGgtggatttggaagtgtttattGGGGCCAGCTCTGGGATGGATCTCAG ATAGCGGTCAAAAGGCTAAAAGTGTGGAGCAACAAAGCCGAGATGGAATTTGCTGTTGAAGTTGAAATTCTGGCTCGAGTACGACACAAAAATCTGCTAAGTTTACGTGGTTACTGTGCTGAAGGCCAGGAACGTCTGATTGTATATGATTACATGCCTAATTTGAGCTTACTTTCTCATCTTCACGGGCAGCATTCTGCCGAAAGCCTTCTTGATTGGAAGCGACGAATGAACATTGCAATTGGATCTGCTGAGGGAATTGT CTATCTACACCACCATGCGACCCCACATATCATCCACAGAGACATCAAAGCAAGCAATGTACTGCTCGATTCTGATTTCCAAGCCCAAGTTGCTGATTTTGGATTTGCTAAGTTCATCCCAGATGGTGCAACACATGTAACCACAAGAGTAAAAGGCACTCTAGGCTATCTTGCACCAGAATATGCAATGTTAGGGAAGGCATCAGAGAGCTGTGACGTCTACAGCTTTGGTATTCTTTTGCTAGAGCTTGCTAGTGGCAAGAAACCAATTGAGAAGCTTAATCCAACTGTGAAACGCACAATCACTGATTGGGCTCTACCCCTTGCGTGTGAAGGGAAGTTCAGCGAACTTGCAGACCCAAGGTTGAACAGAAACTATGTGGAGGAAGAATTTAAAAGACTGGTTCTTATTGCACTCATTTGTGCTCATAATCGACCTGAGAAGAGACCGACAATGCTTGAGGTTGTTGAGCTACTGAAAGGAGAATCAAAAGAGAAGTTTGAGGCATTGGAAAATGACGAAATGTTCAAGATTCCTCCAGCTACGGATGATGATATGTTGACAGGAGCAGAAGGTAATGCAGATGCTGCTGCGTCAGAGGAAAAAGAACCAAAACCAGAAATTGAAAAGGTAGAGGTATAG